Proteins co-encoded in one Telopea speciosissima isolate NSW1024214 ecotype Mountain lineage unplaced genomic scaffold, Tspe_v1 Tspe_v1.0072, whole genome shotgun sequence genomic window:
- the LOC122647524 gene encoding NAD(P)H-quinone oxidoreductase subunit 2 A, chloroplastic-like, with product MIWHVQNENFILDSTRIFMKAFHLLLFHGSFIFPECILIFGLILLLMIDSTSDQKDIPWLYFISSTSLVMSITALLFRWREEPMISFSGNFQTNNFNEIFQFLILLCSTLCIPLSVEYIECTEMAITEFLLFVLTATLGGMFLCGANDLITIFVAPECFSLCSYLLSGYTKRDVRSNEATTKYLLMGGASSSILVHGFSWLYGSSGGEIELQEIVNGLINTQMYNSPGISIALIFITVGIGFKLSPAPSHQWTPDVYEGSPTPVVAFLSVTSKVAASASATRIFDIPFYFSSNEWHLLLEILAILSMILGNLIAITQTSMKRMLAYSSIGQIGYVIIGIIVGDSNDGYASMITYMLFYISMNLGTFARIVSFGLRTGTDNIRDYAGLYTKDPFLALSQPYVSYP from the exons ATGATCTGGCATGTACAGAATGAAAACTTCATTCTCGATTCTACGAGAATTTTTATGAAAGCGTTTCATTTGCTTCTCTTCCATGGAAGTTTCATTTTCCCAGAATGTATCCTAATTTTTGGTCTAATTCTTCTTCTGATGATCGATTCAACCTCTGATCAAAAAGATATACCTTGGTTATATTTCATCTCTTCAACAAGTTTAGTAATGAGCATAACGGCCCTATTGTTCCGATGGAGAGAAGAACCTATGATTAGCTTTTCGGGAAATTTCCAAACGAACAATTTCAACGAAatctttcaatttcttattttactATGTTCAACTCTATGTATTCCTCTATCCGTAGAGTACATTGAATGTACAGAAATGGCTATAACAGAGTTTCTGTTATTCGTATTAACAGCTACTCTAGGAGGAATGTTTTTATGTGGTGCTAACGATTTAATAACTATCTTTGTAGCTCCAGAATGTTTCAGTTTATGCTCCTACCTATTATCTGGATATACCAAGAGAGATGTACGGTCTAATGAGGCTACTACGAAATATTTACTCATGGGTGGGGCAAGCTCTTCTATTCTGGTTCATGGTTTCTCTTGGCTATATGGTTCATCCGGGGGAGAGATCGAGCTTCAAGAAATAGTGAATGGTCTTATCAATACACAAATGTATAACTCCCCAGGAATTTCAATTGCGCTTATATTCATCACTGTAGGAATTGGGTTCAAGCTTTCCCCAGCCCCTTCTCATCAATGGACTCCTGACGTATACGAAGGA TCTCCCACTCCAGTCGTTGCTTTTCTTTCTGTTACTTCGAAAGTAGCTGCTTCAGCTTCAGCCACTCGAATTTTCGatattcctttttatttctcATCAAACGAATGGCATCTTCTTCTGGAAATCCTAGCTATTCTTAGCATGATATTGGGGAATCTCATTGCTATTACTCAAACAAGCATGAAACGTATGCTTGCATATTCGTCCATAGGTCAAATCGGATATGTAATTATTGGAATAATTGTTGGAGACTCAAATGATGGATATGCAAGCATGATAACTTATATGCTGTTCTATATCTCCATGAATCTAGGAACTTTTGCTCGCATTGTATCATTTGGTCTACGTACCGGAACTGATAACATTCGAGATTATGCAGGATTATACACGAAAGATCCTTTTTTGGCTCTCTCTCAGCCCTATGTCTCTTATCCCTAG